Sequence from the Nitrospirota bacterium genome:
TTGATTTCAAGGGTGATATTTGTATAGTTCCACCAAATTCATTTGCATTAGGAAAGAGTGTAGAGTATTTCAAGATTCCACGCAATATCCTTACAATATGTCTCGGTAAGTCCAGCTATGCAAGGTGTGGTATAGTTGTAAATGTAACACCTTTTGAACCTGAATGGGAGGGATTTGTGACTATAGAGATATCCAATACCACACCCCTTCCTGCCAAGATATATGCCAATGAGGGTATTGCTCAGGTTATCTTTTTTGAGAGTGATGAGGTATGCGAGGTATCCTATGCAGACAGAAAAGGGAAGTACCAGGCACAGGCAGGGATAACACTTCCAAAGGTATAATAAATACAGTGAGGAGTGAAGAGTGAGAAGTGAAAAGAATGAGTTAAAGCCGGAAGATCGACTTATCGTTGCTCTGGATGTTGAAAGTAATGAAGATGCCACAAGACTTGTAGGATCGCTCAGAGAATATGTAAATATCTTCAAGATAGGCCACCAGCTATTTACAGTTGAAGGGCCCCGTGTAATCGAGATGATTCATAAAAAGGGATGCAGAGTATTTCTTGACCTTAAATATCACGACATACCAAATACTGTTGCAAAGGCAGGAGCAGTCGCTACCCGTATGGGGGTATTTATGTTTAATCTCCACACTCTCGGTGGAACAGAGATGATGCAGAGGTGTAAAGATGCTGTGGTTGAGACATCACTAAAACTCGGAACACAGAGACCGTTGGTTACAGGTGTGACCATACTCACGAGCATAGAGCAAGAGACATTGAATGAATTAGGTATGCCTTTATCTGTGAAGGAACAAGTTAAACATCTCTCGGCAATGGCTTACAGAGCAGGTCTTGATGGTGTTGTTGCATCACCACAGGAGGTAAGAATGATAAAGGATTATCTTGGCGAAGGATTTCTGGTAGTTACGCCTGGGATTCGTACTGGAAATCTACAATTAAAAAGAGGTAATGCTGTTGATGACCAGAAGAGAGTCATGTCTGTTAGGGATGCCATAGATGCAGGCGCTGATTATATAGTAGTCGGACGCCCTATCATAGAGGCAGACGACCCTGTAGAGGCAACAAAAAAGATACTAAAAGAGATTCTTCACCCTTCCTCGTCATTCTGAAGGAGCGTCAGCGACTGAAGAATCTATGAAAGGCAAGATAATGATAGCAAAAGAGAAGATCTTAGATATTCTTTTTGAAAATAATGCCCTACTTAAAGGACATTTTCTACTGAGTTCAGGACTTCATAGCCCTAACTACCTACAGTGTGCCCTTGTACTTCAGCATCCTGAGTATGCCGAGATGCTCTGCAGAGAGATTGCGCAATTATTCAAAGATAAAAAGATAGACCTTGTTACTGCACCTGCCCTTGGAGGTATCATAGTTGCACATGAAGTGGCAAAAGCATTAAAATGTAGGGCGATATTTGCTGAAAGAGTGGAGGGTATACTCACTCTAAGAAGGGGATTTTCTATAAAAAGTGGTGAACGTGTGCTTATAGTAGAAGATGTTATAACAACAGGAGGTTCTACAAGGGAGACAATAGATGTTGTTAAAAGAAATGGTGGGATTGTTGTTGGAGTGGGATGTCTGATAGACAGAAGTGGTGGCAATGCAGATGTCAGTGTTCCATATAAGTCATTGGTTTCTTTCCCTATACCTACATATACCCCGGAGACATGCCCCCAATGCAAAAGTGGGGGTATCCCTGTAAAACCCGGTAGCAGAGGGTAATGACATCTATTCTTCCATCTAAAAATGAATTCCTCAGGGCTGTAAGAAAAGGAAAGATATTTCCTGTTTACACTGAAATAGCCTTTGAAGAGCCAGCCACTGTATTTGAGAAAATCCATGCAGAGGGTCATTCATTCCTCCTTGAAAGTGTAAAGGGGATTAAAAAGATCGGAAGGTATTCGTTTCTCGGCGCAGAACCATACCTTATATTCAGAAATAAAGGGCGTGATACAGAGATAATATGGAAGGGGAAAAGAATTCTTACATCGAGTCCACCACTCAAAAAACTCAGGGAGTTAATGAATGATTATTTTTTAGAGCGTGTTGATGGACTTCCACCTTTTCTATGTGGTGCGGTTGGCTTTATTGGATATGACTTTGTTCATAACTTTGAGAGGCTTCCACAAACTGCACTTGATGACCTGAATCTTCCAGACGCATATTTCATCTTTGTTGATTGCATTGTTGCATTTGATCATTATGATAAAAAGGGCTGGATTATTGCAAGTCCATTAGCAAGAAAACAGGAATTTAACTATGATAATATCACAGGTATTGACTGGGAGGAATATTATGAGGAATCGAGCATACGGATAGAAAGACTCAAAGAGAAAGTTCAAGGTTCAAAAATACAGGGGTCAGGGGTCAGGGGTCAGGGGTCAGAGAAAATTATGAATATAGAGATAAACTATCACATGAAAAAAGAACAATATATGAATATAGTCAGGAGGACAAAGGAATATATTGCCGATGGAGATATTTTCCAAGCAAACCTTTCGCAGAGGTTGTCTGCTGAAACAGGGGATACAGATGCCTGGTCGCTTTACAGGATACTGCGGTCAATCAATCCATCACCTTTTGCAGCATTTCTTGATTTTGGTGAATGTACGATTGTAAGTTCATCCCCTGAAAGATTATTGAAGGTTGAGGAAAGAACGGTTGAGACCCGACCCATTGCAGGGACAAGACCAAGAGGTTTAGATGACAATGGTGATAGAAGAATGAGGGCAGAGCTTCTCATGAATGAAAAGGAAAGGGCTGAGCATATAATGCTTATTGATTTAGAGAGAAACGACCTTGGCAGAGTATGCGATTATGGGAGTATTGAAGTGGATGAATTGATGATTACGGAAGATTACTCCCATGTAATCCATATCGTCTCGAACATAAAGGGAAGACTTGCAGAGGGGAAGGATTGCTTTGATGTGATAAGGGCAGCATTTCCAGGAGGCACAATCACAGGTGTCCCAAAGGTAAGATGCATGGAGATAATTGATGAATTAGAACCAGTAACTAGAGGTCCGTATACAGGTTCAATCGGGTATATAAGCTTTACAGGCGATATGGATCTCAATATTATTATAAGAACATTTGTAATAAAGGACGGAGTTGCCTATGTTCACGCCGGTGCCGGGATAGTAGCAGACTCAGATCCAGAGAGGGAATACTATGAGACCCTTTACAAGGCAGAGGCATTGATAAAGACGATAGAGAAAGTCAGGATTAAGGAGTAAGGATTAAGGATTAGGAGTAAAGGAGATGATCATATATCTTAATGGTGAACTTGTGGAGAGAAAAGATGCTGTGGTCTCTGTCTTTGACCATGGGTTTCTTTACGGTGATGGTATATACGAGACCCTGAGAGCCTACAATGGGAGGGTATTTATGCTTGATGAACACATTGAGAGACTTTTTCGCTCTGCCTCACTCATAAAACTACATCTCCCATTATCTAAAGAGGAAATCAGCACTGCAGTGTATATTACACTCTCTGCCAATGGTCTTAAGGACGCATATATAAGGATTACGGTATCAAGAGGTATGGGTGAAATAGGGCTCGATCCAGATTTATGCCCGATCCCAACTATTGTAATAATAGCGAGAGAACTCAAAGGGTATCCAGAAGAACTCTATGAAAAGGGTATAAAGATAACTATTGTAAATGTCATGAGAAATCACAGAGATGCCCTCAATCCACAGATAAAGTCCCTTAATTTTTTAAATAACATCCTTGCAAAGATAGAGGCAAAGGATAAAGGTGCATACGAAGGGGTTATGCTTAATATAGATGGGCATCTGACAGAGGGGACAATAACCAATATATTCTTCATCAAGGATAGAAGGCTATTAACCCCCTCAATAGATGCGGGGATACTTGATGGTATAACACGGGGGATAGTTTTGAAGATAGCAAGAGAAAAAGGTATGGAGACTGTTGAGGGATTGTTTCACCCTGAAGACCTCTATACAGCAGACGAGGTATTCATCACGAACTCAACGATTGAGATACTTCCTGCGATAGTGGTTGATAACAGAAAAATCAAGGATGGGTTTCCGGGTTTAATAACCATGTGTCTGCTAAAGATCTACAGGGAAGTTGTTGCAGAAAGCCCCCTGTAGCAATCTTCGAAATGTAAGGAATTTTTTATTTTTTTAGCCACGCCATCAACCTTTCAGCTGGAAGGGTATTGAGTATATCACCCTTTTCAAGCCAACCCCTCCTTGCAACAGATACTCCACTATTCATATAATCGAGCTGATTTATGATATGGGCGTCAGTAGAGATAATCAACGGGACACCAAGTTCTTTCGCCCTCTTGCAATATGTATCGTTAAGATCCAGCCTCAACGGGTATGCATTTATCTCAAGGGTGGTGTTGTGTTTCTTTGCCTCTCTTAATATCTCCCCCATGTCTACCTCATAGGCATCCCTTTCACCTAAAAGCCTTCCAGTAGGATGAGCTATAACATCAACATGTGGATTCCTTATAGCCTTTATGATCCGTGATGTGAGTTGTTCCTTTGACTGCTTGAAGCCAGAATGGATCGCAGCCACAACTATATCAAGCCTGGCAAGGATGTCATCCGTATAGTCAAGCGATCCATCTCCTCTGATATTCACCTCTATACCGGCAAGCAGTCTAAAGCCCCTCAGCCGTTTATTTATCTCGTATATCTCACCTTTCTGCTTTATAATGTCCTCATCTGTCATACCTCTCGCTATACCTAAGGACTTGGAGTGATCTGTAATAGCAAGGTATTGATAACCCCTTTTAATCGCCCCTGCCACAAGTTCTTCAAAGGTATGCGCCCCATCACTCCACTTGCTGTGTACATGGAGGTCTCCTTTTATATCAGATAGTTCAAGTAAATCTGGTAGTCTCCTATTTTGAGCAGCCTCTATCTCACCAGTATCTTCCCTTAGCTCAGGTGGTATGTAGGGTAATCCTATTACCCTGAATATATCTTCCTCTTCTTTCCCACCGATTTTCTTCCCTGTATCCTCTCTGAATATACCATACTCATTTATCTTCAAACCTCTCTTCATAGCCATCTCTCTGACACGTATATTATGCGTCTTTGAACCCGTAAAGTAGGCAAGTGCAGCACCATAGCTGTCTTTTTCAACAACCCTCAAATCTACCTGTAAACCTTCATGTGTCACGATTGAGGACTTTGTCTGCCCATGCGCAAGAACCTCTCTTATCTGAGGGAGGTTAACAAACACCTTCATTACCCTCTCTGGGTGGTTTGATGTAGCAAGGATATCTATATCCCTTATGGTATCCTTCATTCTTCTAAGACTGCCAGCAAGAGAAATCCGTTCAACCTCTTTACACATTTTTAATCTATCGAGTATATCCAGTGCGACTGGCAGAACCCTGCCGAGAGGCTGTCGCTCCTTCCCTCTCTTTAGCATCTGAATACCACGGAGTATGTTCTCTTCTGTCTTTTCTTTTATCCCCGGCAGTCCTGCAAGCCTGTGTGATGAAGCCATCTCTTCGAGTTCTTCGATGCTCTTTATATTCAGTCTTTCATAAAAGAGCTTTGCTGTTTTCGGTCCAAGTCCTGGGACAGAAAGCATGTCAACCAGCTCGGATGGAACCTCTTTTTTGATATCTTCGTAGTATTGAAGCCTCCCTGTCGAGATTATCTCCCTTATCTTTTGTGCAAGGTCTTTACCTATACCTGGTATCTGTTCAAGCTCCCCTTCTTTCTCAGAGACCTCAGCAACATCTCTTGATAATGCCTCTATGTTTTGTGCTGCCTTCCTGTACGCCCTTATCCTGAAAGGGTTTTCACCCATTATCTCAAGCAGGTCTGCAATACCATTGAATATCTCTACAACCTCACGGTTCTTCATAGGCATAAATATAAAAATCTTTTTATTGAATAATATCATAATTTATGCGCTTTCGATAATAGGTTTGTTTATGTGGGTTTTTCAGTGTGACTGTTCCCAAAGAGAATCTATGTAGTAAAGAATTTTATTAAGTTTTATAATGTCAGAAGGATAGGTTTAACAATGCCAGATGAAAAGATAAAAGTAATTTCTTACTCTGGTTATCGGGGTGATGAATCTCCAAAGGTATTTATCCTGCATGGAGAGCGTATCAAGGTTATGGAGATTTTAAAGATGTGGACCGAGGAAAGAACAGAGAGCAGGGAAAGGAAAAGGTTTTTCAAAGTAAAAGGAAGCGATGGCTATGAATACATAATTTATTACGATGAGAAGGTGATGGAGTGGTATCTTTCCATTTGACACTGAAATTTAATCCTATATAAGATGTATCCTCTGAGAAACACTTCGAAGAGGGGAAGATAATTTTAGAATCAAGTTTTACAGGCTCGAATGTTAGATGTAATGTTACCTACCCTTTCAATAAAGCAGATATGGAGATGTCTTCATTCAAGTCTTCCCAATGGATTCCAACACCTCTACCAATAAGCCGATATCTTTTTCTCTGTTCCTCAGTTGCATCCCTTAATTTTGGAAACCACTCAAGAGGCACGCTGATTTCTCTTCCATCTATAAGACGAATATGCATCATATTGGGGTCAAACCATATAGTAGATGCCATTGCCTCAGAGGTTTTACCGACCAAAGTACTCATTCCATTAACCAGAGTAAGAAATTACTTTTAGTAACTACTAGTAACTATTAGTTACTATAATTCGTTCACTTCTTTTGCACTATACCCTACGGATTTTGTAATCTGCACAGGTTCAAGCCAGAACTTTGCATAATTGTCATCCGATTCAACAGGAATATGCATAGGTTCGTCGCCTTCATTGCTGAAGAAAAACCTAAATTTTCCAATCTTCAAAATTGTTGGCATAAATAATTATACAGAAAAATAAACCCAAAATAAATGAAAAAAGAAATAGGCTACTCTAAGGTCTTTTAACCACTCAACAGAGACATCTATAAAGGACGTTAGATAGTACTTTATCTAACGTCCTAAATTGATATTTAGTCGGTGTTTTATCTTACAACTTAGAGCATCTTTTTAAGTTCCATCGCATTCTTTACCGCATACCCGAAGGCATCGTTATTAAAATAGATATAGACATCCTTGCCTTCTTTTGACCACCTTTTTATATCCGATGCAGCCCTTTTCAATGCTTTATTGCTGTAAGATGTTGCGTAACTGCCACCTTCTCCGTGTCTTCTTATATAAACAAAATCTGCGGTTGGAGGAACCTTTACACCAAAATCAGGATAATCAGCCATACAGAAGGAGATATTGTTTTCTCTCAGCAGATCGAATATCTCCGCTGAAAACCAACTCTCCTCCCTGAACTCAAATACATTTCTCACATGGAATTCTCTTAACATCTTTATAAATTCTCCAAGCCTTTCTGTATCTGCCTTAAAAGCCGGGGACAGCTGCCATAATATAACAGAGAGTTTTTCCTTGAGGTTTACTACTCTCTCAAAAAATATCTTCAGGGCATCAGATGCATCTTTTAGCCTCTTTATATGTGTTATAAACCTGCTACCTTTCACTGCGAATCTGAAATCTGCTGGTGTCCTCTTATACCAGCCTGTGAATACCTTATCTGATGGAAGCCTGTAAAATGTCACATTAAGTTCTACGGTATTAAAATATTCTGTATAGAATTCGAGCCATTTCCTCTGTGGTAGACCTGAAGGGTAAAAGACACCATCAGCCCAGTGCCTGTAATTATAACCACTTGTTCCGATATAAATAGACATAATGATATTTTAGTTAAAAATATACCATGATTGACAGAATTTGTGTTAAAATTTGGATAAAGAAACGGGAGGGGAAAAGGTGAATGAACTTACAAAATCTCGATAAAAGACTCCCACTTATCCATGAGGCTGACATTAATGAAAAGATTGTCCTCGTCAGGTTTGATCACAATGTTGTAAAGAATGGCATTGTGAGAGACCCTTACAGGATTGACAGGACACTTGGCACCCTCTATAGCATCGTTGAACGTGGAGGGCGACCAATCCTCATGACCCATGTGGGAAGACCCAAAGATAAAAAGACAGGTGAGATAAGGTGCAGCCCTGCGGAATCTGTAGAGCCCATAGTTGAGTATCTCGAACACAAACTCCACACAAAATTTTATATACCAAAATTTAATATTGACCCACAGAAAGGGATAATGGATATTGACACCTCTATTAACCTTGCTATAAAAAACCTGCGTGATAGAAAGATTGGAGGTATATATCTTCCAAATACGAGGTGGTTTCAGGGCGAGGAAGCAGAAGGCTCTCCGAGGGAGAGATTTTCTCTTCAGCTTGCAGGACTTGCAGATATCTATATAAACGATGCCTTTGGTTCCTGGCAGCCCCATGCCTCAACTTATGACATAACAAGATACCTTCCTTCCTATGCAGGTTTCCTCATGCAGCAGGAGATAGAGAACCTGAGTCGCATCATGAACCCTGAGAGACCCTTTGTTGCGGTGGTTGCTGGAGCAAAATACGACACCAAAATAGGTCCCCTCTATGCAATATACGATAAGGTAGATAGTTTAATCCTTGGAGGTGTCATCTACAATACATACATTTGCGCCAAGTATGGTATCTTCATCGAGGGAATTCCTGAAAGAGACATAGGAGCAGCAAAAGACCTTGTGGATATGGACAGGGAAAAAGGCAAGATTGTGGAGCTTCCCTACATCGTTGAATCTGGTACAATGGATGGAAAGATCGAAGGAAAATTCAGAACTATATCCATCAAAGATTTCAAAGAGGGCAAGAAATATGGTTTTATTCTTGATATTGACCCGAGATCTTTTGAAGATAAAAAGGTTTCAGAAACTATAGCCACTGCGAGAACCATCTTTGTCAATGCAGTGATGGGATTCACTCCACACTTCACAGCTGGCTCTGAGGCACTTGACAGAACCATAGATGAGAATACTGTTGCCCTGAAGATGTATGGAGGTGGAGATACCCTCCAGGAGTTCAAGAACCTCTGTCCTGGTCTTTATCTTTCTGTTATGGATAATGCACAATACTATTTCTTTACAGGTGGAGGAACTGTCCTTACCGCTATAGAACAAGGAAGTCCTTATGGATTAAAACCAGTAGAGGCATTAATTCAAAATGCACAGCGAGCGGTTAGCGAACGAATATGAAACAAAGATAATTCCTTACATTTCGAAGCTGAAAGCTTCAAAATAAAGAGAGCGGTAAAAATATAGCCTCTCAGTAAGTCGTAGACAGTTATTTGTTAATTACCTGAATTGCCTTTTTATCATTTACTGTTTTAAGCACACATATCGCAGTCTTGCCCGCACCAGCAGTTCCATAGAGATAGTTGATATTAATACCGGCCGCAGCAATCTTATCAGCCACTTTCTTCATCTCTCCAGGCTTGTTCGGCATCTCCACTGCAATTATATCCTCTTCTTTGATCTCAGCACCGAATTTGCCAAGCGCCTTCTTTGCCTTTGTGTTGCTGTCTGTAATCAGCATAAAATATGCCTTATCTTCCATCTCATAGGCGCAAATAGCATTGATATTAACCTTTGCATCTGATATAACTTTACTGATCTCTGAGAGTAATCCGACCTTGTTTGGCATGATAAGATTCAGCTGTTTTGATTTTTTTGCCTTTGCCATTTTCCTCACCTCCCAAAAATCATTTTACTATTTCCTTCTGGAATGTCAAGCCCAAAATATCTTGATTTTTTACTCCAACCTGTTAAAATAACACCAAAAGCATGGCAGAGGAGAGACCATGTATGAAGAGTTTTTTGGACTCAGAGAGTCACCTTTTAATCTCACACCTGACCCACGATTCCTGTTTCTGAGTCCAAAGCACGAAGAGGCACTATCCAATATACTCTATGGAATAAATGAGAAAAAGGGGTTTATTTTACTTACAGGAGAGATCGGAACAGGAAAGACTACGCTCTGCCGCAAGCTCTTACACTCATTCGACAGCACTGTTCGCAGTGCATTGATACTCAACCCAAATCTTACAACCATAGAGATTCTACAGGCTATAAATCAGGACTTCGGCATACCACTACAGGATGGGCTTAAAAAGAGACTTATAGATGATCTCAATACCTTTCTCCTCGATGCACACTCTGAGGACAAAAATGTCGTATTAATAATAGACGAGGCACAGGACCTTTCACCGGATGCCTTAGAACAGATCAGACTACTCAGTAACCTTGAGACCGAGAAGGAAAAACTACTCCAGATAGTCCTTGTAGGACAGCCTGAACTCAATGAAAAGCTAAAAACGCCACAATTAAAACAGTTAAATCAGAGGATAGCCGTCCGGTATCACCTGCAACCACTAAATAAAAAAGAAACGGAGGAATACATAAACAGAAGGATACAGATCGCCGGTGGAGACTTTTCATTTCCAAAGCAATCGGTAAAAAAGATATATAAGTTCAGTGGTGGGGTACCACGCTTGATAAACCTTGTCTGTGATAGGGCGCTACTTGCTGCATACGCATCTTCAAAAAGGCTGAGAAATAAATTGATCGAAGAGGCTATAGCAGAATTGCAAGGTAAAAAGATAACATATAGAGATAGAGTAGGACTCAGACCTATTCTCGCCGTTCCTGTTATAATAATACTTCTTACTGCAGCTCTTACATTCAAAGAAAATATAAATATTGATATCAGTGGCATAGAAAAGTTTTATTATAAGACTACAGCATTTGTGAGTTCTATTTTAAATAAAGAAGAAGGTAAAGGAAAGCAGGATCAAGCAGAAAAGATGACTATCATTGAAGGATTCGATAAAGATGGAATATTCAGGGTAAATAAGGAAGAAGACTCACCGAAGGCAGTTGTATTCACGCTACTTAAACAATGGGATATAAAGATTTCAGACCTTATGCCTCTGTGGAAAAAACCTATAGATAATCCTCTATCTGCTGCAGACCGTTTTGGTTTTGGTTCATATACTTTTCCTTTATCCATGGAGCGATTAAAAAAGATAGATTTGCCGTGTATAATAGAACTTATAGACGATAAGGAAAATTTTCATCCTGTTGTTGCTGCTGCAATAAGAAGTGATGATGTGGTCATATTTGACCCTCTCTATGGCAAAAAACAATATAAAAAAGATGAATTAGAGAAAAGGTGGAGCGGTAAGGGTATTACCTTATGGAGTAAGATAGATGGAATCGAACTTCCATTTGAACCGAAGGAAGGAACCCAATCGGTAAAAAAACTCCAGGAGTTACTAAAGAAGGCTGGATACTTTCCATACGAACCTACTGGGACAAGGATTCAAAGAACAATCCGAGCACTTAATGAGTTTCAGAAAGCCAATGGGATAAAGGAAGATGGATACCTGGGACCAGAGACTATAGTTTTTCTCTCAAGGATTAATTCGAATAAGAAGATGCCGCGATTAACCAGGGTTGAATAATTTAGGGGGTTGGATTTGAGTATAATCCATGACGCATTAAGAAAGGCCCAGAAAGTCAGTAAAACGGTTGTTACTAAGGAGAGTAAGGATAGGGCAGAGGCATTTCCAGAAGAAAAGAGAGGATTGAGATGGATACTCATACTTGCATTGGTAATCTCTCTTTCTATCCTGGGCTTTATTATAGCTACCCGAACGACGATACTACACAAAATAAGGTATCAACAGTTTCTTGCACCCCTGCAGGAAGTCGTAATCAAAGTTATCAAGAAGGAAAAACCGAGGGAGATAGAAACACCATCTATATCGAAACCATCACCACCTGCACCACCCCATAAAGAGATTGACCATATAAATCTTGGAATGGAATACTACAGGAAAGGTGCTATAAAAGAAGCGATATCGGAATTTAAGACTGCTATAGCAATAAAACCAGACATACCTGAGGTATATAACAATCTCGGTATAGCACTGAGAAGGGCAGGCAGGCTTCAAGAGGCGCTCTCAGCATATAAAGAGGCTATAAGGCTAAGACCTGACTACCCGGAGGCATACAACAATATGGGTGTGGTAAATAACCTCTTGAAGAGATACAATGAGGCTGTGAGCTCTCTTACAGAGGCATTGAGACTTAAACCAAACTATCCTGAAGCACATTTAAACTTAGCCATAGCCTTTGAAAAGTTAGGCAGAATGCCAGAGGCAGAGATGCACTATCATACATTTATGATGTTAGCAGGACCTGAAGATCAGAGGATGGTAGAGATTGTGAGGAGACATCTTCAGGGGTAATGAATATTCTTGGTATAGATACATCTTGTGATGAAACAGCGGCATCTATCGTTAAAGATGGAAAGGTTATCCTCTCAAATATTGTATCCTCACAGGTAGATATACATAAGAAATACGGTGGTATAGTCCCTGAACTTGCTTCGAGAAGCCATATCGAATCAATAATCCCTGTTATAGACGAAGCACTTATGGTCTCTGGAGTAATGCTTAAAGACATATCAGCAATAGCTGTTACCAACGGTCCAGGGCTTATAGGGTCTCTTCTTGTTGGTGTATCGGTTGCAAAGGCTCTCTCATATGCAGCAGGCATCCCCCTTGTAGCAATCAATCATCTCGAAGGACATATCGCATCTCTCTTACCCGAATATGATATAGAGTTTCCATTTGTAGCACTTGTGGTTTCAGGTGGTCATACGAATCTTTACTATACATCTGATATCGGTGATTACAGAGAACTCGGAGTTACAAGAGATGATGCAGCTGGTGAGGCATACGATAAAGTAGCCAAGATGCTCGGACTCGGTTATCCAGGTGGTCCTATTTTAGACAGACTTGCTCAGGAGGGTAATCCTGATGCAATATCGTTCCCGAGGGCGACAGTGCTAGATGGTATGGATTTCAGTTTTAGTGGGCTCAAGACAGCAGTGATGAACTACTTGAAGACAGTGAACAGTGAACAGTGGACAGTGAACAAAAGTCTAATAAAAGACATCGCTGCCAGTTTTCAGGAAGCAGTAGTGGATGTCCTTATTTCAAGACTGATTGAGGCATCAAGGTTAACACAGGTAGAAAGAATTGCCATAACTGGAGGGGTGGCAGCAAACACAACGCTAAGAAAAAAAGCAGAAGAATATGCGGCTTCTGAGGGATTAATGCTATATATTCCTTCACCTCATCTATGCACAGATAATGCCGCAATGATTGCAGTAGCAGGTTATCACTATTTTAAAAAGAATCTATATTCAGATCTAACACTCAATGCAATCGCCTATCTGCCTCTCGGTAGTGTTTCTTAAGACTTTATATTCCCATCAGCTCTCCGAAATCAACAATTGTGATAAACTCTTTTGATTCTTTAATCCGCTTCTTTGAATTTGCCTTTGCCTTAAGGATGATATATTTTATCCCATATTCTTTCGCTGTCCTCAGAACCTCTTCTGTATCATCAATAAGAAAGGTCTTTTCCTTAACAAATCCAAGGCGTTTCTCTGCCTTTTCCCAGAACATAGATGTCTCCTTTGGATAGCCAACATCAAAAGAGGATAGCACTGAGTCAAAGTACCTGCCAATCTCTGTCTTTTTGAGTTTTATGGCAAGGGATTTGTAATGGGCATTTGTTACAAGAAAGACCTTCTTTTTATGCCTTTTTAGCATCTTCAGGAAATCCTCCACATGAGGGTGAACCTCGATGAGGTGTTTTATCTGTTCCTTCAGGGC
This genomic interval carries:
- the tsaD gene encoding tRNA (adenosine(37)-N6)-threonylcarbamoyltransferase complex transferase subunit TsaD — its product is MNILGIDTSCDETAASIVKDGKVILSNIVSSQVDIHKKYGGIVPELASRSHIESIIPVIDEALMVSGVMLKDISAIAVTNGPGLIGSLLVGVSVAKALSYAAGIPLVAINHLEGHIASLLPEYDIEFPFVALVVSGGHTNLYYTSDIGDYRELGVTRDDAAGEAYDKVAKMLGLGYPGGPILDRLAQEGNPDAISFPRATVLDGMDFSFSGLKTAVMNYLKTVNSEQWTVNKSLIKDIAASFQEAVVDVLISRLIEASRLTQVERIAITGGVAANTTLRKKAEEYAASEGLMLYIPSPHLCTDNAAMIAVAGYHYFKKNLYSDLTLNAIAYLPLGSVS
- the yrfG gene encoding GMP/IMP nucleotidase, whose product is MNDIKFVLLDMDGTLLDRYFDDYFWEHLVPERYAEKHNITFGKAKEELFKKYKAHEKTLNWTNLDFWSKELDIDIPALKEQIKHLIEVHPHVEDFLKMLKRHKKKVFLVTNAHYKSLAIKLKKTEIGRYFDSVLSSFDVGYPKETSMFWEKAEKRLGFVKEKTFLIDDTEEVLRTAKEYGIKYIILKAKANSKKRIKESKEFITIVDFGELMGI